A window from Malania oleifera isolate guangnan ecotype guangnan chromosome 7, ASM2987363v1, whole genome shotgun sequence encodes these proteins:
- the LOC131159193 gene encoding inositol-3-phosphate synthase isoform X1 codes for MFIESFRVESPNVKYTETEIQSVYNYETTELVHEDRNGTYQWIVKPKSVKYEFKTDIHVPKLGVMLVGWGGNNGSTLTGGVIANREGISWATKDKVQQANYFGSLTQASSIRVGSFNGEEIYAPFKSLLPMVNPDDIVFGGWDISDMNLADAMARAKVLDIDLQKQLRPYMESMVPLPGVYDPDFIAANQGSRANNLIKGTKKQQIEQIMKDIREFKEANKVDKVVVLWTANTERYSNVIVGLNDTMESLLASVEKNEAEISPSTLFALACVYENVPFINGSPQNTFVPGLIDLAIKRNSLIGGDDFKSGQTKMKSVLVDFLVGAGIKPTSIVSYNHLGNNDGMNLSAPQTFRSKEISKSNVVDDMVSSNGILYEPGEHPDHVVVIKYVPYVGDSKRAMDEYTSEIFMGGTNTIVLHNTCEDSLLAAPIILDLVLLAELSSRIQFKAEGEGKFHSFHPVATILSYLTKAPLVRDLNHQLFLLSFNYFFLQYFKGVQTKPNQTNLTNKVEKPWTLFVG; via the exons ATGTTTATCGAGAGCTTTAGGGTGGAGAGCCCCAATGTTAAGTACACAGAAACCGAAATTCAATCCGTGTATAATTATGAGACCACGGAGCTTGTCCATGAGGATAGGAACGGAACCTATCAATGGATCGTCAAGCCCAAATCCGTGAAATACGAATTCAAGACTGATATTCATGTTCCAAAACTAGG GGTTATGCTTGTGGGTTGGGGAGGAAACAATGGTTCGACCCTAACTGGAGGTGTAATCGCGAACCGAGA GGGAATCTCATGGGCAACGAAGGACAAGGTTCAACAGGCCAATTATTTTGGGTCCTTGACCCAGGCATCTTCAATCCGAGTTGGGTCTTTCAATGGAGAGGAGATCTATGCTCCATTCAAGAGCCTTCTCCCCATG GTGAACCCAGATGACATTGTGTTCGGGGGTTGGGACATCAGTGACATGAACTTGGCAGATGCCATGGCCAGGGCCAAGGTCCTGGACATTGATCTGCAGAAGCAGCTGAGGCCCTACATGGAATCCATGGTCCCACTTCCTGGGGTTTATGACCCTGATTTCATTGCTGCCAATCAGGGCTCACGTGCCAACAACTTGATCAAAGGAACCAAAAAGCAACAAATTGAACAGATCATGAAAGATATTAG GGAGTTTAAGGAAGCAAATAAGGTAGACAAGGTAGTGGTGCTGTGGACTGCCAACACAGAGAGATACAGTAATGTAATTGTTGGATTAAACGACACGATGGAAAGCCTCTTGGCTTCTGTTGAAAAGAACGAAGCCGAGATATCTCCCTCCACCTTGTTTGCTTTGGCCTGTGTTTATGAGAACGTCCCTTTTATCAATGGGAGCCCACAGAACACTTTTGTCCCAG GGCTGATTGATTTGGCCATAAAGAGGAACAGCTTGATCGGTGGGGATGATTTCAAGAGTGGCCAGACTAAAATGAAATCCGTTTTGGTAGATTTCCTTGTTGGGGCTGGAATTAAG CCAACATCAATTGTGAGCTATAACCATTTGGGAAACAACGACGGCATGAATCTGTCAGCTCCCCAAACCTTCAGATCCAAAGAGATCTCAAAGAGCAATGTTGTGGACGACATGGTTTCCAGCAATGGCATCCTTTACGAGCCCGGTGAGCATCCTGACCATGTCGTGGTCATCAAG TATGTGCCATATGTGGGAGATAGCAAGAGAGCCATGGATGAGTACACTTCAGAGATATTCATGGGTGGCACCAATACCATAGTGCTGCACAACACCTGCGAGGACTCCTTGTTGGCTGCACCCATCATCTTGGATCTCGTCCTCTTGGCTGAGCTGAGCAGCCGCATCCAGTTTAAGGCTGAAGGAGAG GGAAAGTTTCACTCCTTCCACCCTGTGGCTACAATTCTCAGTTACCTCACCAAGGCTCCTCTTGTAAGAGACCTCAACCACCAGCTTTTTCTTCTGTCATTTAATTATTTCTTCCTGCAATATTTTAAAGGTgtccaaaccaaaccaaaccaaaccaactTAACTAATAAAGTGGAAAAGCCATGGACACTGTTTGTCGGTTGA
- the LOC131159193 gene encoding inositol-3-phosphate synthase isoform X2, translated as MFIESFRVESPNVKYTETEIQSVYNYETTELVHEDRNGTYQWIVKPKSVKYEFKTDIHVPKLGVMLVGWGGNNGSTLTGGVIANREGISWATKDKVQQANYFGSLTQASSIRVGSFNGEEIYAPFKSLLPMVNPDDIVFGGWDISDMNLADAMARAKVLDIDLQKQLRPYMESMVPLPGVYDPDFIAANQGSRANNLIKGTKKQQIEQIMKDIREFKEANKVDKVVVLWTANTERYSNVIVGLNDTMESLLASVEKNEAEISPSTLFALACVYENVPFINGSPQNTFVPGLIDLAIKRNSLIGGDDFKSGQTKMKSVLVDFLVGAGIKPTSIVSYNHLGNNDGMNLSAPQTFRSKEISKSNVVDDMVSSNGILYEPGEHPDHVVVIKYVPYVGDSKRAMDEYTSEIFMGGTNTIVLHNTCEDSLLAAPIILDLVLLAELSSRIQFKAEGEGKFHSFHPVATILSYLTKAPLVPPGTPVVNALSKQRAMLENILRACVGLAPENNMILEYK; from the exons ATGTTTATCGAGAGCTTTAGGGTGGAGAGCCCCAATGTTAAGTACACAGAAACCGAAATTCAATCCGTGTATAATTATGAGACCACGGAGCTTGTCCATGAGGATAGGAACGGAACCTATCAATGGATCGTCAAGCCCAAATCCGTGAAATACGAATTCAAGACTGATATTCATGTTCCAAAACTAGG GGTTATGCTTGTGGGTTGGGGAGGAAACAATGGTTCGACCCTAACTGGAGGTGTAATCGCGAACCGAGA GGGAATCTCATGGGCAACGAAGGACAAGGTTCAACAGGCCAATTATTTTGGGTCCTTGACCCAGGCATCTTCAATCCGAGTTGGGTCTTTCAATGGAGAGGAGATCTATGCTCCATTCAAGAGCCTTCTCCCCATG GTGAACCCAGATGACATTGTGTTCGGGGGTTGGGACATCAGTGACATGAACTTGGCAGATGCCATGGCCAGGGCCAAGGTCCTGGACATTGATCTGCAGAAGCAGCTGAGGCCCTACATGGAATCCATGGTCCCACTTCCTGGGGTTTATGACCCTGATTTCATTGCTGCCAATCAGGGCTCACGTGCCAACAACTTGATCAAAGGAACCAAAAAGCAACAAATTGAACAGATCATGAAAGATATTAG GGAGTTTAAGGAAGCAAATAAGGTAGACAAGGTAGTGGTGCTGTGGACTGCCAACACAGAGAGATACAGTAATGTAATTGTTGGATTAAACGACACGATGGAAAGCCTCTTGGCTTCTGTTGAAAAGAACGAAGCCGAGATATCTCCCTCCACCTTGTTTGCTTTGGCCTGTGTTTATGAGAACGTCCCTTTTATCAATGGGAGCCCACAGAACACTTTTGTCCCAG GGCTGATTGATTTGGCCATAAAGAGGAACAGCTTGATCGGTGGGGATGATTTCAAGAGTGGCCAGACTAAAATGAAATCCGTTTTGGTAGATTTCCTTGTTGGGGCTGGAATTAAG CCAACATCAATTGTGAGCTATAACCATTTGGGAAACAACGACGGCATGAATCTGTCAGCTCCCCAAACCTTCAGATCCAAAGAGATCTCAAAGAGCAATGTTGTGGACGACATGGTTTCCAGCAATGGCATCCTTTACGAGCCCGGTGAGCATCCTGACCATGTCGTGGTCATCAAG TATGTGCCATATGTGGGAGATAGCAAGAGAGCCATGGATGAGTACACTTCAGAGATATTCATGGGTGGCACCAATACCATAGTGCTGCACAACACCTGCGAGGACTCCTTGTTGGCTGCACCCATCATCTTGGATCTCGTCCTCTTGGCTGAGCTGAGCAGCCGCATCCAGTTTAAGGCTGAAGGAGAG GGAAAGTTTCACTCCTTCCACCCTGTGGCTACAATTCTCAGTTACCTCACCAAGGCTCCTCTT GTGCCACCCGGTACTCCAGTGGTGAACGCACTGTCGAAGCAGAGGGCGATGCTTGAGAACATACTGAGGGCTTGTGTTGGGTTGGCTCCTGAGAACAACATGATTTTGGAGTATAAATGA